In one Candidatus Leptovillus gracilis genomic region, the following are encoded:
- a CDS encoding DUF4255 domain-containing protein, with the protein MGSYQAVAAVTAVLDYLISDAVAQLDVGATAVKVEPPKDRRNDPHGDQPAVHIYLYRVIENGLWRNNDLPLRGSQGQLVQQPRLALNLHYLISFYGKEADYAPQKLLGAVASLFQRQPILTSTLLADMKNRAAEAGNHAFSQLLQASHLETDAQVEQVKFSLVTLDLEEMSKLWSVLLQVPYTLSLTYEAAVVFIEPEVTPVEAQPVRSVTSGSTWQEEVDHERLG; encoded by the coding sequence ATGGGGAGTTATCAGGCTGTAGCGGCCGTAACGGCCGTTCTCGACTATTTGATCAGCGACGCGGTAGCCCAACTGGACGTGGGAGCAACGGCCGTTAAAGTTGAGCCGCCCAAAGATAGGCGCAACGACCCGCACGGCGACCAACCGGCCGTCCACATCTACCTCTACCGGGTCATCGAAAACGGCCTGTGGCGCAACAACGACCTTCCTTTGCGCGGCAGCCAGGGCCAGTTGGTGCAACAGCCGCGCCTGGCTCTCAACCTCCATTACCTGATTAGCTTCTACGGCAAAGAAGCCGACTACGCGCCGCAAAAATTACTCGGCGCCGTCGCCAGCCTCTTTCAGCGTCAACCCATCCTCACCTCAACCTTGCTGGCCGACATGAAAAACCGCGCCGCTGAGGCTGGCAATCACGCCTTCAGCCAGCTTTTGCAGGCTTCCCATTTAGAGACCGACGCCCAGGTGGAACAGGTCAAATTCTCCCTGGTGACGTTAGACCTGGAAGAGATGTCAAAGCTGTGGTCGGTGCTGCTGCAAGTGCCCTACACTCTGTCGCTGACCTACGAAGCGGCCGTTGTCTTCATCGAGCCGGAGGTGACGCCGGTAGAAGCGCAACCGGTACGGAGCGTGACATCCGGGTCAACGTGGCAGGAGGAGGTAGATCATGAGCGATTGGGCTAA
- a CDS encoding baseplate assembly protein — protein MSNFYGKYRGKVVNNIDPLMRGRLITLVPAVSELPLSWALPCLPYAGPGVGFFALPPIGANVWVEFEGGDPNYPIWSGCFWGDGQAPAKPAVPTTITLKTQATTLEINDLLATASLTTVTPSGPVKIEQGPGGISLTVGPTSFKITLQAVEASLSPSSLALRPDGIALQNASASANIAPGGLSIKNGAADITLSPSSIEIKNGAASVVLSPASVSLNNGALEVM, from the coding sequence ATGAGCAACTTTTACGGCAAATATCGCGGCAAAGTCGTCAACAATATCGATCCTCTGATGCGCGGCCGCCTCATCACCCTGGTTCCGGCCGTCTCTGAACTTCCTCTCAGTTGGGCGTTGCCCTGCCTCCCCTACGCCGGGCCAGGCGTCGGTTTTTTCGCCCTGCCGCCCATCGGGGCCAACGTCTGGGTCGAATTCGAGGGCGGCGATCCTAACTACCCCATCTGGAGCGGCTGCTTTTGGGGTGATGGGCAGGCTCCGGCCAAACCGGCCGTTCCCACCACCATCACGCTAAAAACCCAGGCTACCACGCTGGAGATCAACGATTTGCTCGCCACCGCTTCTCTCACCACCGTCACCCCCTCCGGTCCTGTCAAAATTGAGCAGGGGCCGGGGGGTATCAGCCTGACCGTCGGCCCCACCAGCTTCAAAATCACGCTGCAAGCAGTCGAAGCCAGCCTATCGCCATCCAGTCTGGCGCTCAGGCCGGACGGTATCGCTCTGCAAAACGCCAGCGCTTCGGCCAACATCGCGCCGGGCGGCCTCAGCATTAAAAACGGCGCGGCCGACATCACCCTCAGCCCGTCTAGCATCGAAATCAAAAATGGCGCGGCCAGCGTCGTTCTCTCACCAGCGTCTGTTTCCCTCAATAACGGCGCTCTGGAGGTGATGTAA
- a CDS encoding GPW/gp25 family protein gives MAHLQFPYQIDSRGQTAVATPDDHINQLVTQVLFTNPGERVNRPDFGAGVLQLMFAPHNDEMAAAAEFLIRGALQQWLGDLIQVETVSLRGEEAQIAILIQYIRRHDGQRQLIELTP, from the coding sequence GTGGCCCACCTCCAATTTCCTTACCAGATAGACAGCCGGGGACAAACGGCCGTTGCCACCCCCGACGACCACATCAACCAGCTCGTTACCCAGGTTCTCTTTACCAACCCGGGCGAGCGCGTCAACCGCCCCGACTTTGGCGCGGGCGTGCTGCAACTCATGTTCGCCCCCCACAACGACGAAATGGCCGCCGCCGCCGAATTCCTAATTCGCGGCGCGCTCCAGCAATGGCTAGGCGACCTGATCCAGGTCGAAACCGTGTCGTTACGCGGCGAGGAAGCGCAAATCGCCATCCTCATTCAGTATATCCGCCGCCACGACGGGCAGCGCCAACTCATAGAGCTAACCCCATGA